DNA sequence from the bacterium genome:
TGCTCTTTGGGATATGGACGGCGATGAACACCGCTACCGAGGGGAAAATAGCCCAGAAGATGATCACCATAAAAATGATCATGCCCACGGGAGATAAAGATATTACTTCTGATGCGTTATCAGCTCTGGCTCTGGCCTCGAACCTGGAGGTTGGATTGAAGGCCCTGAAGGCCAATCCGTTCACCGGCTGGGGCATTGGCGGCCATCCGTTTGCTTTTGCACAATATGCACCCGTATGGACAGCCAGGTATCCCATCCTGTTGAAATTGTGTAAGGAAGATGCCGGCAGTCTGGGAATCCGCCTTATTTCCGAAACCGGCCTGATCGGGCTTTCATTGTTTCTGCTCTTTATCTGGGGGATAATCCGCCGTGCGCTCCATGCAATCAAGGAAGCGGAGAAAAAAGCCTCTGCATCTGCTGCCCCCCTGGTTCCCCTGTGCATTGGCCTCCTGATCTCGACCATAGGGGTGGTTATCAGGGTTCTGTTTCGGTATGGAAGCTACTACTCACTCGTTTTTTGGGTATCTCTCGGCCTGACCTCCACTATCCCCCAGGTCCTCAGCTCCTGCCCGGAGGCGGTGAATGTGCCATTTATCAGGGGATGCGACGATGGAACAAACTGAAACCGGACTCAAAGACTACTTTCAGATTCTCCGAAAACGGTGGAAGATGATCCTCGGTATTCTGCTTTTTTGCACCCTCGGAGCAACGGTCGTGAATTTTTTCCTGCCCGATGTGTTTGAGGCCACGGTCACCCTCATGCCCCTGGAGACCCCTCCATCGGGTCTTGGTCCAATGATCAGTGAATCTTTCCGCTCCATGATCGATATTCCTTCCCTGACGGGACTGGGGGGAAAATCGACCACGGAAAAGATCATCAACCTTCTGGAAAGCCGCACCCTGTGTGAGGAGGTAGCGCGCCAGCTCAACCTGCAGGCCGTATTTTTTCAAGATCCGGCACTGCCTGACCCCTGGGCAGGCACGCTTCGCAAGCTGCGCAATCTGCGAACCATTGAAGATAATCACCAGGGGCTGATCCTCATCACTGCTCACTATACCGATCCCAATCTGGCTGCGGCTATAGCCAATAGCCACGCTTCCTGTCTGCAAAAAATTCTCCAGGAAAATGCCTTTTCGCTGACGAAGAAAAACCGTCTGTTTATCGAGGAACAACTGGCCCTTTACAGTGAAAAGCTCAGGAATGCAGAGGAGAGGTTTAAAGAATTCCAGATGCAGAAAAAAATCATCTCCATCGATGAACAATCGAAAGCGGCTGTTACGGCCATTTCAGAGCTCAAGGCCCAGATCATCAATAAAACCGTCCAGCTCGATGCCATGAAAAGCTTCGCTACCCCGAATAATCCGGAAGTTATCCGGCTCGGTACTGAAGTGAGTGAATTTAAAAAACAACTGCGCCTGATGGAAGAGCGGCAGGAGCCCGACTCATTGCCAGCCTTGCGCCATGCCCCTGAGCTGGAGGTGAGCTACTTCAGGCTGAAGCGGGACATCGCCACCTTTGAGCAGGTTTACGAAATGCTTACCCAGCAGCTTATCCTGGCCAGAATTCAGGAGTCCAAAGAAGAGCTCAGGTTCCAGATTATCGATCGCGCCATACCCCCGCATCAAAAAATCCGTCCCCGCCGGATGCTTTCGGTTCTCATCACTGCCGGAGCATCCCTGTTCGTTGGTGTTGTCCTTGCGCTCCTCCTGGAAAGGTAAGGAGAAGGGGGGAAGGGGAACAGACTTTTGACATCCCCCGGCTGGTAGCAGAGAACCGCCCTAAGAGCGAATGTACTGATAATTTGAGTCAGGTAAAACTCACACCACGCGAAGCCTCATGATATCCCGGATCTTTCCACCAACGGATGAGGGTCGGGGTGAGGGGGCGTCGTTGAACCAAACCGGACGGGTAATTCCCGCTTACGGAGGATGGTTGAAGGGTCATACAAGGCCGCCGTGAACCACGAAGAGGCACAATTGAAGATGGCTGAAGGGGGTGACTCAGTTTACCGGGAATGTTCCTCCATGATTCGGATAATCTGGTTTATGTCCGTATAGCGGAGGAAATGGGCTGCCACGAGATCGTATTGTTTCTCCTTTGCTTCCCAGAAATTTCCCTGCCCTGTGGAAGGCTCAAAGGGTATGCATTTCCTGGCAGCGATCAGGTTCAGGAAGTGCCTTCGAAAGCCTGCTGCATCAAACAGACCGTGGAGGTAGGTTCCTATCACATTGCCCCGCTCACTCACCGCCCCATCAAAGCGGCGGTCCTCCATCGCTATCGTTAAGAAGGGCTGAGTGTGGCCGAAGATGCGGGTTTCTCCCATATGGATTTCATACCCGGCAACCTTTTCACCAAAAAAACAGTCTCTTCCCTCGGTTCGCCGTAAGACCTTGATGGGCTGAATTTCCGTGCTGACATCGAGCAAGCCAAGTCCTTCAACCTGCTTCAAATTTCCCTCCCGGCTGCCGGGATCGGTAATTTCTTTTCCCAGCATCTGAAAGCCTCCGCATAAGCCGATAATCCACTTGTCAGTCCCGGCAAACTGCCGTATCTTTTCCGCCCAGCCGGACGTTTGCAGCCAAACCAGGTCATGCAGGCTGTTTTTGCTGCCGGGAAGGATCAGGAGATCATAGGAAGAAAGCTCGACTGGCGAAGATAGCCAGTTAAGAATGGTCTCCGGCTCCCGCTCCAGGACCTCCAGATCAGTGAAGTTAGAGATATGGGGCAGCCGTATGACCGCGATATTGATTTTATGATCTTCTGTTGGCCGTATCTGTACCTGTGCATCGAGGGCCATGCTGTCTTCCCGGTCGATAACCATTTCGGGCAGATAGGGAACCAGCCCCAGAACCGGCTTTCCGGTCCGCTGCTCCAGCCAGGCGATTCCATCCTTGAAAAGATCGGGGTCGCCGCGAAATTTATTGATGATAAAACCCTGGACAAGGTCCCTCTCCCTGGGCGAGATAACCTCAAGAGAGCCGATAATCTGAGCAAAGACCCCGCCCCGTTCAATATCCGCCACCAGGATGACCGGGGCACCGGCAGAAAGGGCCATTTCAAAATTCACGATATCGTGGGCTCTCAGGTTGATTTCGCAGCACGAACCAGCGCCTTCAAGGACAATAACCTCATACTCTCGAGCAAGCTGCCGGTAGCTCCCCATAACCAGATTCTTCACTCCAGGCTTAATGGCATAATACTCCCTGGCCGTCATGTTGCCATAGACCCTGCCCTGGAGTATTACCTGTGAACCTGTCTGGCCACTCGGTTTGAGGAGCACCGGGTTCATATGGATAGAAGGAGCCAGCCCCGCTGCCTCTGCCTGGGCTGCCTGGGCCCGCCCGATCTCTCCTCCTTCAAGGGTAACAAAAGAATTGTTGGACATATTCTGTGCCTTGAAAGGCGCCACCCGAAAGCCCCGGTTTTTGAATATCCGGCAAAAGGCTGTTGCGGTAATGCTTTTGCCTACATCCGATCCTGTGCCAAGGAACATGATTTGTAATGGTTTTTTCATTTTCATAAGAGGACGCCCTCAATATTTCTGGAGAAAATAGTGAACACTCTCAGGATAAGAGCCAAAATGAATATGGGGATAGCCGGCCAGACAATTTTTATAGCGAAACCCCTCGACTTTCTCCTTCGTGCCCCTCGAGTCAAGGCCGTAATAAACTCTTGGTATCGTATCGGGCATTCTCTCCGTGGTTGAATAATGGAATTCATGGCCCCTGAGTCTATTCCCCGAAAGACCGAGCGGGCAATCCTCAGCAAGGTGAATCTCACGATAGCCAAGGTGAACCTTTTTTCCCATGCGCGGGCAGACCGGAAATATGCCAGCCAGGGGAAAAAACTGGTGATCAAAGGTTTGAATGCCCCTGCTCAGATAGACAAAT
Encoded proteins:
- a CDS encoding Wzz/FepE/Etk N-terminal domain-containing protein, which codes for MEQTETGLKDYFQILRKRWKMILGILLFCTLGATVVNFFLPDVFEATVTLMPLETPPSGLGPMISESFRSMIDIPSLTGLGGKSTTEKIINLLESRTLCEEVARQLNLQAVFFQDPALPDPWAGTLRKLRNLRTIEDNHQGLILITAHYTDPNLAAAIANSHASCLQKILQENAFSLTKKNRLFIEEQLALYSEKLRNAEERFKEFQMQKKIISIDEQSKAAVTAISELKAQIINKTVQLDAMKSFATPNNPEVIRLGTEVSEFKKQLRLMEERQEPDSLPALRHAPELEVSYFRLKRDIATFEQVYEMLTQQLILARIQESKEELRFQIIDRAIPPHQKIRPRRMLSVLITAGASLFVGVVLALLLER
- a CDS encoding cobyric acid synthase, which gives rise to MKMKKPLQIMFLGTGSDVGKSITATAFCRIFKNRGFRVAPFKAQNMSNNSFVTLEGGEIGRAQAAQAEAAGLAPSIHMNPVLLKPSGQTGSQVILQGRVYGNMTAREYYAIKPGVKNLVMGSYRQLAREYEVIVLEGAGSCCEINLRAHDIVNFEMALSAGAPVILVADIERGGVFAQIIGSLEVISPRERDLVQGFIINKFRGDPDLFKDGIAWLEQRTGKPVLGLVPYLPEMVIDREDSMALDAQVQIRPTEDHKINIAVIRLPHISNFTDLEVLEREPETILNWLSSPVELSSYDLLILPGSKNSLHDLVWLQTSGWAEKIRQFAGTDKWIIGLCGGFQMLGKEITDPGSREGNLKQVEGLGLLDVSTEIQPIKVLRRTEGRDCFFGEKVAGYEIHMGETRIFGHTQPFLTIAMEDRRFDGAVSERGNVIGTYLHGLFDAAGFRRHFLNLIAARKCIPFEPSTGQGNFWEAKEKQYDLVAAHFLRYTDINQIIRIMEEHSR